The following are encoded together in the Thermococcus sibiricus MM 739 genome:
- a CDS encoding L-2-amino-thiazoline-4-carboxylic acid hydrolase, with protein MNEEKSSVQKMAEIMALLFYHISKEVIDTFGDEGERVLRKAIENFGSERGENIRKEVLSRGLPPTMENLSKYYDMPLKEAWKGTSKVDEVTYYSEVSFCPFAKVWKEKGAEEIGLIYCEQDIALMKAYNPNINFKRPKNVLKGDEICLFDVKVE; from the coding sequence ATGAACGAAGAAAAGAGTAGTGTTCAAAAAATGGCCGAAATTATGGCCCTTCTCTTTTATCATATCTCAAAAGAAGTTATAGATACTTTCGGAGATGAGGGCGAAAGAGTTCTAAGAAAAGCTATCGAAAACTTTGGCTCAGAAAGGGGAGAGAATATCAGGAAAGAGGTTTTAAGCAGGGGTCTACCCCCAACAATGGAAAATCTTTCAAAATACTATGATATGCCACTTAAAGAAGCCTGGAAAGGCACCTCAAAAGTAGATGAAGTAACATATTACAGTGAAGTGAGCTTCTGCCCCTTTGCAAAAGTTTGGAAAGAAAAAGGTGCAGAAGAGATCGGTCTCATATATTGTGAACAAGATATCGCTCTGATGAAGGCCTACAACCCGAATATAAACTTCAAACGGCCTAAAAATGTATTAAAAGGCGATGAGATCTGTCTTTTTGATGTAAAGGTAGAATAA
- the mrtA gene encoding CPBP family archaeomyxosortase MrtA, protein MRKLPLLYLFGIFLIILNRSLGGNIYEWALYNTLFYILVPFTLGLTLGFKHEDLGFKIGKRDGYMLALALFLLTLPISLYASQLESFRSYYPLFSYNSWREFLFKELFIGVIMFAHEAFYRGILLFPLAKKNEWLGIIVQNIPYTLVHIGKPPLEIPYSFIAGIVFAKIDLKSESFLPSFLLHWIGAIVFDILCVTAL, encoded by the coding sequence TTGAGAAAACTTCCGCTTCTTTATCTATTCGGAATTTTTCTTATAATATTAAACCGCTCTTTAGGAGGCAATATCTATGAATGGGCCCTTTATAATACTCTATTTTACATATTAGTACCTTTCACACTGGGCTTAACCTTAGGATTCAAACATGAAGACTTAGGATTCAAAATAGGCAAAAGGGATGGTTATATGTTGGCACTTGCACTTTTTCTACTAACACTTCCCATAAGTCTCTATGCCTCACAGCTTGAAAGTTTTAGGAGCTATTACCCACTATTTTCATATAATTCATGGAGAGAGTTTCTCTTCAAAGAGCTTTTCATTGGTGTTATCATGTTCGCACATGAAGCTTTTTACCGCGGAATTCTTCTCTTTCCTCTTGCCAAGAAAAATGAATGGCTGGGCATAATTGTTCAGAATATTCCTTATACCTTAGTCCATATTGGAAAACCTCCATTAGAAATACCCTACTCATTCATAGCTGGAATAGTTTTTGCAAAAATAGATTTAAAAAGTGAAAGCTTTCTACCAAGCTTTCTTCTCCACTGGATTGGTGCAATTGTATTTGATATTTTATGTGTTACAGCGCTTTAA
- a CDS encoding outer membrane protein assembly factor BamB family protein, whose protein sequence is MLFIRDGKIVRNVTLLPYGGFGTFDISKDVIALGIYNIKWLDESTFTFSPFYLIVYSPTGSELWRKEFNVTSLSTAGDLIVARSYVRNGSVVKVFDIGGNELWGLDFGEKVATNGKTVAVAEKSKIYIFSRDGNIIRTIEPWKGAVGSVELTDDEKLVVTFYSKEASYLRVYSENGSLLWTKNFSRIMDFAISQNYILVYDGALHILDWSGKVL, encoded by the coding sequence TTGCTTTTTATAAGGGATGGAAAGATAGTCAGAAACGTAACGTTACTACCTTATGGTGGTTTTGGGACATTTGATATCTCAAAAGATGTTATAGCCCTTGGGATCTATAATATTAAGTGGCTTGATGAGTCTACTTTTACTTTCTCTCCGTTTTATCTTATAGTATACTCTCCCACGGGTTCTGAGCTCTGGAGAAAGGAGTTCAATGTAACTTCTCTAAGTACAGCCGGCGATTTAATTGTGGCAAGAAGCTATGTAAGGAATGGTAGCGTCGTTAAGGTTTTTGACATAGGTGGAAATGAGCTTTGGGGATTGGATTTTGGCGAAAAAGTCGCTACAAACGGAAAAACTGTTGCTGTTGCTGAGAAAAGCAAAATCTATATCTTCTCCAGAGACGGAAATATCATAAGAACCATTGAACCGTGGAAAGGTGCTGTTGGTTCTGTAGAGCTTACGGATGATGAAAAACTCGTTGTAACTTTTTATTCGAAAGAAGCTTCTTACTTGAGAGTTTATAGTGAAAATGGAAGCTTACTCTGGACGAAGAATTTCTCTCGCATAATGGATTTTGCGATCTCTCAAAATTATATCCTAGTGTATGATGGCGCACTGCATATACTCGATTGGTCGGGAAAAGTGCTCTGA
- a CDS encoding peptidylprolyl isomerase: MKVAKKDVIKLHYTGKIKETGEIFDTTYDDVAKEAGIYNEKGIYGPVPIAVGAGHVIKGLDETLEGLEVGKKYTIEIPPEKAFGKRDPKLIKTFTIGQFRRQGIYPFPGLDVEIETDSGKKLKGRVMSVSSGRVRVDFNHPFAGKTAVYEVEILEKIEDPIEKVKALIELRIPRIDFEKVEIEVGEEDVKVEFKDQTIDPRNLVLGEILLESDLKFLGYEKIEFKPTVEELLKPPEAKVEEDEEKAEEPKPEEGEKVEEIAEEVISEPEENKETENSIEKTGEDNEEKEE, from the coding sequence ATGAAAGTGGCAAAGAAAGATGTAATAAAGCTTCACTACACCGGAAAGATCAAGGAGACTGGAGAGATATTTGATACAACTTATGATGATGTTGCAAAAGAGGCTGGTATTTACAATGAAAAAGGGATTTACGGGCCTGTCCCAATAGCAGTTGGAGCCGGACATGTTATAAAAGGTCTCGATGAGACTCTTGAAGGATTGGAAGTTGGAAAGAAATACACAATTGAAATCCCACCAGAAAAAGCCTTTGGAAAAAGGGACCCCAAGCTTATAAAGACCTTCACAATTGGTCAGTTTAGAAGGCAAGGTATTTACCCATTCCCTGGCCTTGATGTTGAAATAGAGACTGATAGCGGTAAGAAACTCAAAGGTAGGGTTATGAGCGTTTCAAGTGGCAGAGTTAGAGTGGATTTCAACCACCCATTCGCTGGAAAAACTGCCGTTTATGAAGTGGAGATCCTTGAAAAAATCGAAGATCCAATAGAGAAAGTAAAAGCTTTAATAGAACTCAGAATTCCAAGAATAGACTTTGAAAAGGTAGAAATTGAAGTGGGCGAGGAAGACGTCAAGGTTGAGTTTAAAGACCAGACAATCGACCCAAGAAACCTTGTACTAGGCGAAATCTTACTAGAAAGCGATCTCAAATTCTTAGGTTATGAAAAAATTGAATTCAAGCCCACAGTTGAAGAGCTCTTAAAGCCACCAGAGGCAAAAGTCGAAGAAGATGAAGAGAAAGCTGAAGAACCCAAACCCGAAGAAGGGGAGAAAGTGGAAGAAATAGCAGAAGAAGTTATATCAGAACCAGAAGAGAACAAGGAAACTGAGAATAGCATCGAAAAAACTGGGGAAGATAATGAAGAAAAAGAAGAGTAA
- the cysS gene encoding cysteine--tRNA ligase yields MRVYNTMTKQKEEFKPLRDDEIRMYVCGPTVYDYTHLGHARTYIAFDVIRRYLEHKGYTVLMVMNFTDIDDKIIRRANETGEDPKELAEKFLKYFLEDMKALKVKPADIYPRVTEHIQDIIEFVRKLEEKGYAYGSSDGVYFEVRKYEKYGKLSKVNLEDLRKGVRVEPGEGKKNPEDFALWKKAKPGEPKWESPWGEGRPGWHIECSTMSTKYLGESFDIHGGGNDLIFPHHENEIAQTEACTGKEWVKYWFHTGFVMVSGEKMSKSLGNFVTIRELLQRYSPEVIRFFVLQKHYRSPLDYTEEGIQHAKNNLERLYNTIENIRIAMEKVEVPFKWEKEEFELYETIRDAKKKLYEAMDDDFNTAEAMKPIFEVANAVNAYLTKVEKPKESVLRKALEFFRIISEVFGIFEEYFKEAKETKEEELIELLIEVRSALRKQKNFELADKIRAQLRELGIQLEDTPQGTIWKRINV; encoded by the coding sequence GTGAGAGTTTATAACACTATGACAAAGCAGAAAGAAGAGTTTAAACCTTTGAGAGATGATGAGATTAGGATGTATGTCTGTGGGCCGACGGTTTATGATTACACTCATTTGGGCCATGCAAGAACTTACATAGCGTTTGACGTTATCAGGAGATATTTAGAGCATAAAGGTTACACTGTGTTGATGGTGATGAACTTTACCGATATAGACGATAAGATTATTAGAAGAGCAAACGAAACCGGCGAAGATCCAAAAGAACTCGCTGAAAAATTCTTGAAATATTTTCTTGAGGACATGAAAGCTTTAAAAGTAAAACCGGCCGATATTTACCCGAGAGTTACGGAGCATATTCAGGATATAATTGAATTTGTGAGAAAACTTGAGGAAAAAGGTTATGCGTATGGAAGTAGTGATGGAGTTTATTTTGAAGTTAGAAAATATGAGAAATATGGAAAATTAAGCAAAGTTAATCTTGAAGACCTCAGAAAAGGAGTACGTGTTGAGCCAGGAGAAGGGAAGAAAAATCCTGAGGATTTTGCACTCTGGAAGAAGGCCAAGCCAGGAGAGCCAAAATGGGAGAGCCCTTGGGGAGAAGGGAGGCCTGGATGGCACATTGAATGTTCCACAATGAGTACAAAGTACCTTGGAGAAAGCTTTGATATTCACGGCGGTGGAAATGATCTGATCTTTCCACATCACGAGAATGAAATAGCCCAAACAGAAGCATGCACGGGTAAAGAGTGGGTAAAATACTGGTTTCACACAGGTTTTGTGATGGTTAGTGGAGAAAAGATGAGCAAAAGCCTTGGAAACTTTGTTACTATAAGAGAGCTTCTTCAAAGATACTCTCCCGAGGTCATAAGGTTCTTTGTTCTCCAGAAGCACTATCGCTCACCTCTTGATTATACCGAAGAGGGGATACAGCATGCAAAGAATAACCTTGAGAGGTTATATAACACGATTGAGAATATAAGAATAGCAATGGAAAAAGTGGAGGTTCCATTTAAATGGGAGAAAGAGGAATTTGAACTCTATGAAACAATAAGGGATGCTAAGAAGAAGCTCTATGAGGCCATGGATGATGATTTTAACACTGCTGAGGCCATGAAACCCATCTTTGAAGTTGCAAATGCTGTAAACGCATATCTTACAAAGGTCGAAAAACCAAAGGAAAGTGTTCTTAGAAAAGCATTAGAATTCTTTAGAATAATAAGTGAGGTCTTTGGGATTTTTGAGGAATACTTCAAAGAGGCGAAAGAAACCAAAGAAGAGGAACTTATAGAGCTCCTAATTGAAGTGAGGAGTGCACTTAGGAAGCAAAAGAACTTTGAACTGGCGGATAAAATAAGGGCCCAGCTTAGGGAACTTGGTATTCAACTTGAGGACACTCCACAAGGGACAATCTGGAAGAGAATAAATGTTTAG
- a CDS encoding M20/M25/M40 family metallo-hydrolase codes for MKILMVRTMKILELLSDLVEFETVNDPAKGIKPSKDCPKFVMDILSSWGIETELIEKDGYYAVYGELGEGKPKILFMAHFDVVPVNREEWNTEPFKLVIKGNKAYGRGSADDKGNVASVMLAIKELSKMDLEGKVLFAVTGDEEIGGVLAMHIAEKLRDEGKMPEYMINADGVGMKPIIRRRKGFGVTIRMPSEKVKLKGTLKEQKFRINTPIVETRHAAYFLPGVDTHPMIAVSHFLRNSNVAVVSLEGKFLKGNIVPSEVTLKYLEVGDGEEIEVDLGLTRLLKAIIPLVRAPIKTEKYSDYGVSITPNLYSYQGNKHVLRLDIRAMSYSQEAIETTLKEIIRFNIPNAEITIRSNEKAGYLFTPPDEGIVTTMLKILEGFDQKAEPVEGPGAADSRFFTPYGVKAIDFGPKGGNIHGPNEYVDIESLKVLPDVYKEVALRLIKG; via the coding sequence ATGAAAATCTTAATGGTGAGGACTATGAAAATATTGGAACTTCTCTCAGACCTTGTGGAGTTTGAGACGGTAAACGACCCAGCAAAAGGGATTAAGCCCTCTAAAGACTGCCCCAAATTTGTAATGGACATCCTCTCTTCATGGGGCATTGAGACTGAGTTGATCGAGAAGGATGGATACTATGCCGTTTACGGTGAACTAGGGGAGGGAAAACCAAAAATCCTTTTTATGGCCCATTTTGACGTTGTACCCGTAAACAGGGAGGAATGGAATACAGAGCCATTTAAATTAGTGATAAAGGGCAATAAGGCATATGGGAGAGGAAGTGCCGATGATAAGGGAAATGTTGCCTCAGTAATGCTGGCTATTAAGGAATTATCGAAGATGGATCTTGAGGGAAAAGTTCTCTTTGCAGTTACGGGGGATGAAGAAATAGGTGGGGTCTTAGCCATGCACATTGCGGAGAAACTTAGAGATGAGGGTAAAATGCCCGAATATATGATAAACGCCGATGGGGTTGGCATGAAACCAATTATTCGAAGAAGAAAAGGCTTTGGAGTTACAATAAGGATGCCTTCAGAAAAAGTTAAACTTAAAGGGACTTTAAAGGAACAAAAGTTTAGAATAAACACTCCTATAGTTGAAACGAGGCATGCTGCTTATTTCCTTCCGGGGGTCGACACTCATCCAATGATAGCTGTTTCCCATTTCCTAAGGAATAGCAATGTTGCAGTTGTCTCTCTCGAAGGCAAATTCTTAAAGGGGAACATTGTACCGAGTGAAGTGACCCTTAAATATCTTGAAGTGGGTGATGGGGAAGAGATTGAGGTAGATCTTGGATTGACAAGGCTTTTGAAAGCTATAATACCTCTTGTGAGGGCCCCAATAAAGACTGAAAAGTACAGTGATTATGGTGTCTCCATAACGCCTAACTTATATTCTTATCAGGGGAATAAACACGTTCTAAGGTTGGATATAAGGGCGATGAGTTATTCTCAGGAGGCTATTGAAACGACTTTGAAAGAGATTATCAGATTCAACATTCCTAATGCAGAAATCACGATTAGAAGTAATGAAAAAGCTGGTTATCTTTTTACACCTCCAGATGAGGGAATAGTGACAACAATGCTAAAAATACTCGAGGGGTTTGACCAGAAAGCGGAGCCTGTAGAAGGGCCTGGAGCGGCTGATTCAAGATTTTTCACACCTTATGGAGTCAAGGCGATAGATTTTGGGCCCAAAGGCGGGAATATTCATGGGCCTAATGAATATGTGGACATTGAATCCCTTAAAGTGTTGCCTGATGTATACAAAGAGGTTGCATTGAGACTTATTAAGGGTTAA
- a CDS encoding ATP-dependent helicase: protein MIRFATREYSDDEIYAILDEPIREWFKRKFGTFTPPQRYAVVEIHKGENVLISSPTGSGKTLSAFLAAINELVLLGKEGKLEDKIYVLYVSPLRALNNDIRRNLDEPLSEIRQIYKELGYELPEIRVAVRTSDTSSYKKQKMVKKPPHILITTPESLAIALNAPKFSQRLKTVKYVIVDEVHALAENKRGTHLALSLERLQNLAGDFVRIGLSATIHPLEEVAKFVFGFNDDGTPRSGLVVDVSFAKQTEIKVESVVEDLIYAPANELSGALYKRLDELIEQHRTTLIFTNTRSGAERVAYHLKKKYPKYAELIETHHSSLSRDVRLEVEEKLKRGELKSVISSTSLELGIDIGTIDLVVLIGSPKSVNRALQRIGRAGHRLHEVSRGIILVLDRDDLVECAVLAHNARSRRLDRIKIPQNPLDVLVQHVLGIALERVWDINEAYNLVRRAYPYRNLSFDDFVSVLRYLAGEYAGLEEKKVYAKVWFDEEEGKFGRRGKMTRAIYYMNTGTIPDEAKIEVFTLDKHFIGTVEEEFAERLMPGDIFVLSGRTYEFKKSRANRVYVQPKEGAKPTIPAWFSEMLPLSFDLALDVQRFRREVKALLSSKRAKSLLIRKYKIDEKAARAILGYFREQERYSTIPDDELLLVEGIFDERRVKYFFHTLIGRRANEALSRAFAYIISKKKKTNVGIAISDNGFMLILPKEKILNEEEIRELFQIENVRETLKRALDNTELLKRRFRHVANRGLLILRRYMGRKKSLSRQQLNAQTLLRLLKKNYPDFPLLKEVYREIMEDKMDIENAELFLSWVKEGKIKVVVEHNELPSPFAFNLEVIGASDVVLMEDRRELIKQLHSKIMKLIGEKV, encoded by the coding sequence ATGATAAGGTTTGCTACCAGGGAATACAGCGATGATGAAATTTATGCTATACTGGATGAACCTATTAGAGAATGGTTTAAACGGAAATTTGGAACATTTACACCCCCCCAGAGATATGCAGTTGTTGAGATTCACAAGGGGGAGAATGTTCTTATATCTTCACCAACGGGTAGTGGGAAAACTTTATCCGCTTTTCTCGCCGCCATAAATGAGCTTGTTCTTCTGGGAAAAGAAGGTAAGCTTGAAGACAAGATTTACGTTCTCTATGTATCTCCACTTAGGGCCTTGAACAATGATATAAGGAGGAACCTTGATGAGCCGTTGAGTGAGATAAGACAAATTTATAAGGAACTGGGCTATGAGCTTCCAGAAATAAGGGTTGCAGTGAGGACAAGTGACACATCAAGCTATAAAAAGCAGAAAATGGTAAAAAAGCCACCTCATATTTTGATAACAACTCCCGAAAGCTTGGCTATAGCTCTAAATGCTCCCAAGTTCAGTCAGAGGTTAAAAACAGTCAAATATGTTATCGTTGATGAGGTCCACGCTTTAGCTGAGAACAAGAGAGGGACTCATTTGGCTCTGAGTTTAGAACGGCTCCAAAATCTGGCTGGTGATTTTGTTAGAATTGGCTTAAGCGCAACGATACACCCTCTAGAAGAAGTTGCTAAATTTGTTTTTGGCTTTAATGATGATGGTACTCCTCGTTCCGGTTTAGTTGTAGATGTTAGCTTTGCAAAGCAGACTGAAATCAAAGTTGAGAGCGTGGTGGAAGACTTAATCTATGCCCCAGCTAATGAGCTGAGTGGGGCTCTATATAAACGCTTGGATGAACTTATAGAGCAGCATAGAACAACGTTAATATTTACAAACACGAGGAGCGGGGCTGAAAGGGTTGCATATCACCTTAAGAAAAAGTATCCTAAATATGCGGAATTAATTGAAACTCACCATTCGAGCCTTTCTAGGGACGTTAGGCTTGAAGTAGAGGAGAAATTGAAGAGAGGAGAGTTGAAATCAGTGATCAGCTCAACCAGTTTGGAGCTCGGGATTGACATAGGCACAATAGATTTGGTTGTCCTCATTGGCTCACCAAAGAGTGTTAATAGAGCACTTCAAAGAATCGGAAGGGCAGGTCATAGGTTGCATGAGGTAAGTAGGGGGATAATCCTCGTTTTGGATAGGGATGATTTGGTGGAATGTGCTGTTTTAGCACATAATGCAAGAAGTAGGAGGCTTGACAGGATTAAAATTCCCCAAAATCCACTGGATGTCCTTGTGCAACATGTGCTTGGGATAGCTCTGGAAAGGGTGTGGGATATAAATGAAGCATACAACCTTGTTAGAAGGGCATATCCATATCGTAATTTAAGCTTTGATGACTTTGTGAGTGTTTTACGTTACTTGGCTGGCGAATATGCAGGTTTGGAAGAGAAGAAAGTCTATGCAAAGGTCTGGTTTGATGAAGAAGAAGGGAAATTTGGTAGAAGGGGCAAAATGACACGGGCCATCTACTATATGAACACCGGGACAATCCCAGATGAGGCAAAAATCGAAGTTTTTACCCTTGATAAGCATTTTATTGGAACTGTTGAAGAAGAATTTGCAGAAAGATTAATGCCGGGGGATATTTTTGTTCTGTCTGGCAGAACCTACGAATTTAAAAAATCAAGAGCGAATAGAGTTTATGTTCAGCCAAAGGAAGGAGCAAAGCCAACAATTCCAGCATGGTTTTCTGAAATGCTGCCCTTAAGTTTTGACCTAGCTTTGGACGTGCAGCGTTTTAGAAGAGAGGTTAAGGCCCTTCTAAGCAGTAAAAGAGCAAAGTCGCTTCTCATAAGAAAGTACAAAATTGATGAAAAGGCCGCAAGGGCCATTTTGGGGTATTTTAGAGAACAGGAGAGGTATTCAACTATCCCAGATGACGAACTTCTTCTTGTTGAGGGGATCTTTGATGAAAGGAGAGTTAAATACTTCTTCCACACACTGATAGGGAGAAGGGCCAATGAAGCTTTGAGCAGGGCCTTTGCCTACATCATCAGCAAAAAGAAGAAAACGAATGTTGGAATAGCAATAAGTGATAACGGGTTCATGCTTATCCTTCCTAAGGAAAAGATCTTAAACGAGGAAGAAATTAGGGAGCTATTTCAGATTGAGAATGTGAGGGAAACCTTAAAGAGAGCATTGGACAATACAGAGCTTTTAAAGAGACGTTTCAGGCATGTAGCAAACAGAGGTTTGCTTATTCTTAGAAGATATATGGGGAGAAAGAAGAGCTTAAGCAGACAGCAGTTAAATGCACAAACTCTCTTGAGGCTTTTGAAGAAAAACTACCCAGATTTTCCACTTTTGAAAGAAGTTTACAGGGAGATAATGGAGGATAAGATGGATATAGAGAATGCAGAACTCTTCTTGAGCTGGGTTAAGGAAGGAAAGATAAAAGTGGTGGTAGAGCATAATGAATTGCCCTCGCCTTTTGCCTTTAATCTTGAAGTGATTGGAGCTAGTGATGTTGTGCTGATGGAGGACAGAAGGGAGCTTATCAAACAGCTGCACAGCAAAATCATGAAGCTAATAGGGGAAAAGGTTTAA
- a CDS encoding prolyl oligopeptidase family serine peptidase: protein MEDPYIWMENLTDERVLKFVNEENTRFREFIGELPDRLIDKVKKYYYLPNIVEARITKKGTFVKVNEGGKQIIKVLETNEVIITSETLEKELKDEILLQSFTVDEDGKRLAYNFSIGGSDEGITRIIDFENGKIVEEIKPSLWNITFLEDGYYFARFYRKEKTPDGIDAPAERIFLKKGKEEKMVFGEGLGSGYFMSIQKTKDKKHALVTLSFGWNKNDIYFGPLSEPEKWKKVYSSEVPAHPIEYVNEKLYIYTREGRGLGKVIALENGETREIIPEGEFPLEWVIIVKDKILAAYLVHASSLLKVFTLDGELIEEIKFDMPGQVYPLDNNGKTAILRYESFTIPYRLYKFDDNLELIDEVKIEWHFTVNEDFATSKDGTKIHYFIVRGEKEEKKAWVFGYGGFNISLKPRFFPHVIPFIEMGGTFAMANLRGGSEYGEEWHKAGMRENKQNVFDDFIAVLEKLKEEDYKVAAWGRSNGGLLVSTVLVQRPDVMDAALIGYPVIDMLRFHKLYIGSVWVPEYGNPDDPRDREFLLKYSPYHNIDPTKKYPPTLIYTGLHDDRVHPGHALKFAKRLRDMGAPVYLRVETKSGHMGASPETRIRELADMLSFVVKTLEVKV, encoded by the coding sequence ATGGAAGACCCCTACATCTGGATGGAAAATCTAACTGATGAAAGAGTGCTAAAATTTGTCAATGAAGAGAACACTCGTTTCAGAGAATTCATCGGAGAACTTCCAGACAGATTAATTGATAAAGTCAAAAAATACTACTATCTCCCAAACATTGTAGAGGCGCGCATAACAAAGAAGGGCACATTTGTAAAGGTCAATGAAGGTGGCAAGCAGATTATAAAGGTGCTTGAAACAAATGAAGTTATAATTACTTCAGAAACCCTAGAAAAAGAGCTTAAAGATGAAATTCTTCTCCAAAGTTTTACTGTAGATGAAGACGGAAAGAGGTTGGCTTACAACTTTTCAATAGGCGGTTCTGATGAAGGAATAACAAGGATAATTGATTTTGAGAACGGAAAAATAGTTGAAGAAATAAAGCCCTCACTTTGGAATATAACTTTCCTCGAAGATGGCTACTACTTCGCCCGTTTTTACAGAAAAGAAAAAACTCCTGATGGCATTGATGCCCCTGCAGAGAGAATTTTCCTCAAAAAGGGCAAAGAAGAAAAAATGGTTTTTGGAGAAGGCCTTGGTTCAGGGTATTTCATGTCAATTCAAAAAACCAAAGATAAAAAACATGCATTGGTTACCCTCTCCTTCGGGTGGAATAAAAACGATATATACTTTGGCCCACTCTCAGAGCCTGAAAAATGGAAAAAAGTATATTCAAGCGAAGTTCCAGCCCATCCAATCGAGTATGTAAACGAAAAACTCTATATATATACAAGAGAAGGCAGAGGGCTTGGAAAAGTTATTGCTCTTGAAAATGGGGAGACTAGAGAGATTATCCCGGAAGGAGAATTCCCATTAGAATGGGTCATAATAGTAAAAGACAAGATCCTAGCTGCCTATTTAGTTCATGCATCTTCATTGTTAAAGGTATTTACCCTAGACGGAGAACTTATTGAAGAGATAAAATTCGACATGCCGGGCCAGGTTTACCCCCTTGACAACAATGGAAAAACGGCAATTCTAAGATATGAAAGCTTCACGATCCCTTACAGATTATATAAGTTCGATGACAATCTAGAACTCATTGACGAGGTCAAAATTGAATGGCATTTTACAGTCAATGAAGACTTCGCAACCTCAAAAGACGGAACGAAAATCCACTACTTCATTGTGAGAGGAGAAAAGGAAGAAAAGAAAGCGTGGGTCTTCGGATATGGTGGCTTCAATATTTCTCTAAAACCCAGATTCTTCCCGCATGTAATCCCATTCATAGAAATGGGTGGAACCTTTGCAATGGCAAACCTTAGAGGAGGAAGTGAATACGGCGAAGAATGGCACAAAGCCGGAATGAGAGAAAATAAGCAGAACGTGTTTGATGATTTCATAGCGGTTCTTGAAAAGCTTAAAGAAGAGGATTACAAAGTCGCGGCATGGGGAAGGAGCAACGGAGGGCTTTTAGTTTCAACTGTCTTAGTTCAAAGACCTGATGTAATGGATGCTGCTTTAATAGGCTACCCCGTCATAGACATGCTGCGCTTCCACAAGCTTTACATTGGCAGCGTTTGGGTACCAGAATACGGTAATCCAGATGACCCAAGGGATAGGGAGTTCTTGCTCAAATATTCTCCATACCATAACATCGATCCAACCAAAAAATACCCGCCAACACTGATTTACACAGGTTTACATGACGATAGAGTTCATCCGGGCCATGCACTTAAGTTCGCAAAGAGGCTCAGAGATATGGGTGCACCGGTTTACCTAAGGGTGGAAACAAAAAGCGGCCACATGGGAGCTTCACCTGAAACCCGGATTAGAGAATTAGCAGATATGCTTTCTTTTGTTGTTAAGACGCTGGAGGTTAAAGTTTAG
- a CDS encoding DUF4097 family beta strand repeat-containing protein has translation MIEVVEREYKVEESLKLKLGNVNGRIRIEGYDGDTIKLKAEKKWGLLGTEPKIKVKKEGNILKIEAKHGKSFGVSMGESAVNFDILVPKSVEVGKVGNVNGSISLKNIEKVGKVATVNGSITAENVFAGKISTVNGSIKAMLSSINGDLVISTVNGSIEVYLSKDSDIEVNAHSVNGKIASEIPGELSKAPFHGPKSFKGVLGEGKYNVKISTVNGNISIKAL, from the coding sequence ATGATTGAAGTTGTTGAGAGAGAATATAAAGTGGAAGAAAGTTTAAAGTTGAAACTTGGAAATGTGAACGGCCGCATAAGAATTGAAGGATATGATGGAGATACAATAAAACTCAAAGCAGAGAAAAAATGGGGCCTTTTAGGAACAGAGCCTAAAATAAAGGTAAAAAAAGAAGGAAATATATTAAAAATTGAAGCAAAACATGGAAAAAGTTTTGGAGTCAGTATGGGAGAAAGTGCAGTTAACTTTGATATTTTAGTTCCTAAAAGTGTAGAGGTTGGAAAAGTCGGAAATGTAAATGGCTCGATATCGTTGAAAAACATAGAAAAAGTCGGAAAAGTGGCAACAGTAAACGGGAGTATAACAGCAGAGAATGTATTTGCGGGGAAGATTTCAACTGTAAATGGCTCAATAAAGGCCATGCTTTCAAGTATAAATGGGGATTTAGTCATTTCAACAGTGAATGGAAGTATTGAAGTTTATCTCTCCAAGGATTCGGATATTGAAGTTAATGCACACTCTGTTAATGGGAAAATAGCCTCTGAAATTCCAGGAGAACTTTCAAAAGCGCCTTTCCATGGGCCAAAATCATTTAAGGGTGTTCTTGGAGAAGGAAAATATAACGTGAAGATCTCAACAGTAAATGGCAATATATCTATTAAAGCGCTGTAA